The Gemmatimonadota bacterium genome has a window encoding:
- a CDS encoding AAA family ATPase → MIEEVKFKEHDLNDPGLFLGTLRQLAQAGDYEEGLRLIRKRRTKEQKYIEVVNKSQLLEHLDQVDLDNIDLDGLEAKFEIEKTYHRPAPTLQDFLANTSPDIPYFVKDLIMEKARCYLVSDPKHGKSLWTMYLALCAASGKPFFGRAVKPCPVVMVDHENASPLNNWRMRAVARGLGLSESLPDLPLMPMFHEGINLVLDDPSIERLKRYIADFKPGLITVDSLIRCTRGLEENTSGDMSEVAEVIAELKRDTGQDFVFLFLHHTNRDKDKTGQDRVRGSGDIMAMVDHGFLLEKVKQKNGTETFGLSEPSPRHGQGAELSYRMAVTEAANGDMVNFIELTEGLSNDKSELDTSGVV, encoded by the coding sequence ATGATTGAGGAAGTGAAATTCAAAGAACACGATTTGAATGATCCGGGTTTGTTTTTGGGCACATTACGCCAGCTTGCACAAGCTGGAGATTATGAGGAAGGGCTGCGATTGATCCGAAAGAGACGCACCAAAGAGCAGAAATACATCGAGGTCGTGAACAAGAGCCAGTTACTTGAACATCTCGACCAGGTTGACCTTGACAACATCGACCTGGACGGGCTTGAAGCAAAGTTTGAAATTGAAAAAACGTATCACAGGCCAGCTCCAACCTTGCAGGATTTCCTAGCAAACACAAGCCCGGATATTCCGTATTTCGTCAAAGATTTGATTATGGAAAAGGCCAGGTGTTATCTGGTCTCCGACCCTAAACACGGCAAGAGCTTGTGGACTATGTACTTGGCTTTGTGTGCGGCTTCTGGCAAGCCGTTCTTTGGCCGAGCAGTAAAGCCTTGTCCGGTGGTGATGGTTGATCATGAGAATGCTTCACCGCTGAATAACTGGCGTATGCGAGCAGTAGCGCGGGGTCTGGGGTTGTCCGAGTCTTTGCCCGATCTGCCACTTATGCCAATGTTTCACGAGGGTATCAACCTGGTGTTGGATGATCCCAGTATTGAGCGGCTCAAGCGGTATATCGCAGACTTTAAGCCTGGCCTGATTACAGTTGATTCGTTGATTCGATGTACTCGGGGCCTGGAGGAAAACACCTCGGGTGATATGAGCGAAGTGGCCGAGGTGATAGCTGAATTGAAGCGCGACACCGGCCAGGACTTCGTTTTTCTATTTCTGCACCACACAAACAGAGATAAAGACAAGACAGGACAGGACAGAGTGCGCGGATCGGGTGATATTATGGCAATGGTGGACCACGGGTTTCTGCTGGAAAAAGTAAAACAAAAAAATGGTACAGAAACCTTTGGTCTTTCCGAACCATCGCCCAGGCACGGGCAGGGCGCAGAACTTTCTTATCGGATGGCTGTGACCGAGGCCGCAAATGGTGATATGGTGAATTTTA